A window from Bacillota bacterium encodes these proteins:
- a CDS encoding DNA adenine methylase produces the protein MRATPIVKWAGGKGQLLPRYARYLPDPGSYDAYLEPFVGGGALFFYLAPSLRGKFVWLNDNNTELINLYRVIAADPEPLIERLREYRDGHSREQYYRVRAAEPQDPVERAARLLYLNKTCYNGLYRVNSRGQFNVPMGRYGKPAILDEPALRSAHRVFRDLDVAFSAGDFEEAAQTVQRRGIRRAFVYFDPPYQPISETAYFTAYTSDGFSEDDQLRLAALARRLKDGGHLVMVSNSYHALIRELYEGFTLIPVQANRAINSRADGRGAIYEYLILGYPGGSQGPARPPGRRCVSPPG, from the coding sequence TTGCGGGCGACGCCGATCGTCAAATGGGCCGGGGGCAAAGGCCAGCTGCTGCCTCGGTATGCCAGGTACCTGCCGGATCCCGGAAGTTATGACGCCTACCTGGAGCCGTTCGTGGGGGGCGGGGCTCTCTTCTTCTACCTGGCGCCCTCCCTCAGGGGGAAGTTCGTCTGGCTCAACGACAACAATACAGAACTCATCAATTTGTACCGGGTCATCGCGGCCGATCCCGAGCCGCTCATCGAACGCCTGCGCGAGTACCGGGACGGGCATAGCCGGGAGCAGTACTACCGGGTCCGGGCCGCCGAGCCGCAGGACCCCGTGGAGCGCGCCGCCCGGCTGCTGTACCTCAACAAGACGTGCTACAACGGCCTGTATCGCGTCAACTCCAGGGGGCAGTTCAACGTTCCCATGGGGCGGTACGGGAAGCCCGCGATCCTGGATGAACCGGCGCTCCGTTCGGCCCACCGGGTCTTTCGCGACCTTGACGTGGCCTTCAGCGCCGGTGACTTCGAAGAGGCTGCGCAAACAGTGCAGCGGCGGGGCATCCGGCGGGCATTTGTCTACTTCGATCCGCCGTATCAACCCATCAGCGAGACCGCCTACTTCACGGCCTACACTTCCGACGGCTTCTCCGAAGACGACCAGCTGCGGCTCGCGGCGCTAGCCCGCCGCCTGAAGGACGGCGGCCACCTGGTCATGGTTTCAAACTCGTACCATGCGCTCATCCGGGAGCTGTACGAGGGGTTCACCTTGATCCCGGTGCAGGCCAACCGCGCCATCAACTCCCGGGCGGACGGCCGGGGCGCTATCTACGAGTACCTAATACTGGGCTATCCCGGTGGCTCGCAAGGCCCCGCAAGACCGCCGGGGCGTCGGTGCGTTTCCCCGCCCGGTTGA
- a CDS encoding DMT family transporter: MLDAKTFAAVTLTLLFWSSAFSAIRIGLRAFGPGELALARYAVASLAFLVYALATKMPMPHPADRVRLLLLGVVGIGVYHTALNFGEVSVPAGTASLIVATTPAFTAALSHAFLKERLSAPGWFGLGVSFAGIALISAGTGEGLRVTTGGLLVLIAALATSVFFVFHKPLSARHGSVQLTAYFSWAGTLPMLVFAPGLVRQLAAAPAQDALAALYLGLFPSAVAYAAWAFALSRAPTGLVTSFLNLNPALALTIAWGVLGERPSLTEVVGGALAIAGVILVNRAGKRTDAPAVLRGLASHRDSPVLGTRR; encoded by the coding sequence ATGCTGGACGCAAAGACATTTGCTGCCGTTACGCTGACGCTCCTCTTCTGGTCTTCCGCCTTCAGCGCGATCCGCATCGGGCTGCGCGCCTTCGGCCCGGGCGAACTGGCACTGGCCCGGTATGCTGTAGCGTCGCTGGCGTTCCTGGTCTACGCCCTGGCCACGAAGATGCCCATGCCGCACCCCGCGGACCGCGTTCGCCTGCTGCTTTTGGGCGTGGTCGGAATCGGTGTCTACCACACGGCGCTCAACTTCGGCGAGGTGTCCGTGCCTGCGGGCACGGCCAGCCTCATCGTCGCCACGACCCCCGCCTTCACCGCGGCTTTGTCCCACGCTTTTTTGAAGGAGCGGCTCAGTGCGCCGGGCTGGTTCGGGCTGGGCGTCAGCTTTGCCGGGATTGCGCTGATCAGCGCCGGAACCGGCGAGGGGCTCCGGGTCACGACAGGGGGGCTGCTGGTGCTGATCGCCGCCCTGGCCACGTCGGTCTTCTTCGTGTTCCACAAACCGCTCAGCGCGCGCCACGGCTCGGTGCAGCTGACGGCCTACTTCTCCTGGGCGGGAACGCTACCCATGCTGGTGTTCGCCCCGGGCTTGGTCCGGCAGCTTGCCGCCGCACCGGCACAGGACGCTCTGGCCGCTTTGTACCTCGGGCTGTTCCCGTCGGCCGTCGCCTACGCGGCCTGGGCTTTTGCGCTATCGAGAGCGCCGACAGGGCTTGTCACGAGCTTTCTCAACCTCAACCCGGCGCTCGCCCTCACCATCGCCTGGGGAGTGCTGGGTGAGCGGCCCTCACTCACGGAGGTGGTTGGCGGGGCGCTGGCAATCGCGGGGGTGATCCTGGTCAACCGGGCGGGGAAACGCACCGACGCCCCGGCGGTCTTGCGGGGCCTTGCGAGCCACCGGGATAGCCCAGTATTAGGTACTCGTAGATAG